Proteins from a genomic interval of Gluconacetobacter diazotrophicus PA1 5:
- a CDS encoding FAD-dependent oxidoreductase encodes MTQDSPYRRDAPWHDVAPLEDLDPAIARRVEVEGHPVLLLQRENGQVRALAAECPHKGAPLEKGVVCGDRLVCPWHKAIFSVEDGRLLEPLALDPLASYPTEIRDGRVLVSLGARPLSSGTEGPAQSVLIVGAGAAGVAAAVSLREFGFAGSVTMVDSQDAAPYDRTALTKAVLAGKADGDMPPLLRPDGFWTDHGIDRVVGLVVALDAPSRAITLADGRVLAADHVLLAPGSTPRPLDVPGADLPGVFTLRQTVDAQRMLAACPPNGRVVISGGNFIGMEAAASLTSRGMQVTIIAPDDIPFAKMFGREVGARLRRLHEENGVVYSGGRRIVGMEGDQRVERVSLDDGTSLEDEIVLVGVGVQPATGFAAALAAPDGGIDVDDRMQALPGISVAGDCARITHGDSRVRIEHWRSAQVQGRQAARTITGRSGPSRFLPWFWTQQFGSKIEYAGYHEPFDDVTIEGDLDALHFVARLARNGRCVGLVTAGRPDVTAHAVLSGRLE; translated from the coding sequence GTGACGCAAGACAGTCCATATCGCCGTGACGCGCCGTGGCACGACGTCGCGCCCCTTGAAGATCTCGATCCCGCCATTGCGCGCCGTGTGGAGGTCGAGGGTCACCCGGTGCTTCTGCTTCAGCGGGAGAACGGGCAGGTGCGTGCCCTTGCCGCGGAATGCCCGCATAAGGGCGCGCCGCTGGAAAAGGGTGTCGTATGCGGCGACCGGCTGGTCTGCCCATGGCACAAGGCGATCTTTTCGGTCGAGGATGGGCGGCTGCTCGAGCCCCTTGCCCTTGATCCTCTGGCATCCTACCCGACCGAGATCCGCGACGGGCGCGTCCTTGTCTCCCTCGGCGCACGCCCGCTATCGTCCGGGACCGAGGGGCCGGCGCAGAGCGTCCTGATCGTGGGGGCCGGAGCCGCCGGTGTCGCCGCCGCTGTCTCGCTGCGCGAATTCGGCTTTGCCGGCTCGGTGACCATGGTCGATAGTCAGGATGCGGCGCCTTACGATCGCACGGCGCTGACCAAGGCCGTACTGGCCGGCAAGGCCGACGGTGACATGCCCCCGTTACTGCGTCCGGACGGCTTCTGGACCGATCACGGCATCGATCGCGTCGTGGGCCTGGTCGTGGCACTGGATGCGCCGTCGCGCGCCATCACGCTGGCGGACGGGCGGGTTCTGGCGGCCGATCATGTGCTGCTTGCCCCCGGCTCCACTCCCCGCCCCCTGGACGTACCCGGTGCCGATCTGCCGGGCGTATTCACGCTTCGGCAGACAGTCGATGCACAGCGAATGCTCGCGGCCTGTCCTCCGAACGGACGGGTCGTGATCAGCGGGGGAAATTTCATCGGCATGGAGGCCGCCGCATCGCTGACATCCCGGGGCATGCAGGTAACGATCATCGCACCGGACGATATCCCGTTCGCGAAAATGTTCGGCCGCGAGGTCGGCGCGCGGCTGCGGCGCCTGCATGAGGAAAACGGCGTGGTCTACAGCGGTGGACGACGCATCGTCGGAATGGAGGGAGACCAGCGTGTCGAGAGGGTCTCTCTCGACGACGGTACCAGTCTGGAAGACGAAATCGTCCTGGTGGGTGTCGGCGTGCAACCCGCTACCGGTTTCGCGGCGGCACTGGCGGCCCCGGATGGCGGCATCGATGTCGACGACCGCATGCAGGCCCTTCCCGGCATCTCCGTCGCCGGGGACTGTGCACGCATCACGCATGGCGACAGCCGCGTCCGGATCGAGCACTGGCGCTCGGCACAGGTGCAGGGCCGTCAGGCCGCGCGGACGATCACGGGTCGATCCGGGCCTTCGCGTTTTCTTCCCTGGTTCTGGACCCAGCAATTCGGAAGCAAGATCGAATATGCGGGCTATCATGAACCATTCGACGACGTGACCATCGAAGGCGATCTGGACGCGCTTCATTTCGTTGCGCGTCTGGCCCGGAACGGCCGCTGCGTCGGCCTGGTCACGGCGGGACGTCCGGACGTGACGGCGCACGCCGTGCTGTCCGGCAGGCTGGAGTAA
- a CDS encoding SDR family NAD(P)-dependent oxidoreductase, whose product MDLEIRDRLALITGGDSGIGFATARLLLREGARVALSDKEAGPLQDAVAELSRFGQVRGFPADLTDARQVQGLHAQVTAEMGNPDIVISAAGITGPTGLFHELTEKDWNLVLDVNFLSAVRVAHAFVPAMRKAGWGRVVFVASEDAVQPYVDELPYCASKAAILSLAKGLSNTYGQDGITVNTVSPAFIATPMTDAMMEKRSARDNVSFDDAVRTFLEDERPMMVIKRRGRAEEVAAAIVYLTSAQAEFTTGAVLRVDGGSVGTMV is encoded by the coding sequence ATGGATCTGGAAATTCGTGATCGCCTGGCTTTGATTACCGGCGGGGATTCCGGAATCGGCTTTGCCACCGCCCGGCTTCTGTTGCGCGAGGGCGCGCGGGTGGCGTTGAGTGACAAGGAGGCGGGGCCCCTGCAGGACGCGGTCGCGGAACTCTCGCGATTCGGACAAGTTCGCGGATTTCCGGCCGATCTGACGGATGCGCGCCAGGTGCAGGGGCTTCATGCCCAGGTGACGGCGGAGATGGGCAATCCGGACATCGTCATATCGGCGGCGGGAATAACCGGTCCGACCGGGCTCTTCCACGAATTGACCGAAAAGGACTGGAACCTGGTCCTGGACGTCAATTTTCTAAGTGCCGTCCGCGTGGCGCACGCCTTCGTACCTGCGATGCGGAAGGCAGGGTGGGGGCGTGTCGTTTTCGTGGCCTCCGAAGACGCGGTGCAGCCGTATGTGGACGAACTGCCCTATTGTGCGTCCAAGGCGGCGATTCTCAGCCTCGCCAAGGGTCTTTCGAATACCTATGGCCAGGACGGAATTACCGTCAATACAGTGTCCCCGGCCTTCATCGCCACGCCTATGACGGATGCGATGATGGAAAAGCGTTCGGCCCGTGACAACGTGTCCTTCGATGATGCCGTCCGGACGTTTCTGGAGGACGAACGTCCGATGATGGTCATCAAACGCCGTGGCCGGGCAGAGGAAGTGGCGGCGGCAATCGTATATCTGACATCGGCGCAGGCCGAGTTCACGACAGGGGCGGTCCTTCGCGTGGATGGCGGTTCGGTGGGCACCATGGTTTGA
- a CDS encoding SDR family NAD(P)-dependent oxidoreductase, with protein MPVQGARPDNSPSGRIQDKVAVITGAANGMGRATAERFAAEGAKLVLADLDREKLEALVAEIAGRGIQVTGVPGDVSREADMQALMDEAVAHFGRIDILIANAGIIPEADLASATVDLWDHTMAVDGRGMFLSCKYAAAEMVKAGKGAIVCLSSISAFAGQKGQAVYGPAKFVASGLTKHLAIDLADKGVRVNAVAPGTIDTPAVAKLGKEGIAKVVAMHPLGRMGKPEEVASAILFLASDEASFITGAVLPVDGGYLAQ; from the coding sequence ATGCCCGTACAGGGAGCACGCCCGGACAATTCGCCATCTGGGCGCATCCAGGACAAGGTTGCCGTGATCACCGGTGCAGCCAACGGCATGGGCCGCGCGACGGCGGAACGTTTCGCGGCCGAGGGCGCGAAACTGGTCCTGGCCGACCTCGACAGGGAAAAGCTGGAAGCCCTGGTGGCCGAGATCGCGGGGCGCGGTATTCAGGTGACAGGCGTGCCCGGCGACGTCAGCCGCGAGGCCGACATGCAGGCTCTGATGGATGAAGCCGTCGCGCATTTCGGCCGGATCGATATCCTGATCGCCAATGCCGGTATCATCCCGGAGGCCGACCTCGCGTCCGCCACCGTCGATCTGTGGGACCACACGATGGCTGTCGACGGACGCGGCATGTTCCTCAGCTGCAAATATGCCGCGGCCGAAATGGTAAAGGCGGGAAAGGGGGCCATCGTCTGCCTGTCGTCGATTTCCGCCTTTGCGGGACAGAAAGGCCAGGCTGTGTACGGCCCGGCGAAATTCGTGGCGTCCGGGTTGACCAAGCACCTCGCCATCGACCTTGCCGACAAGGGCGTGCGCGTCAACGCCGTGGCCCCGGGTACGATCGACACGCCCGCCGTGGCCAAGCTGGGCAAGGAGGGCATCGCGAAAGTGGTCGCCATGCACCCGCTGGGCCGCATGGGAAAGCCAGAAGAAGTCGCCAGCGCGATCCTGTTCCTGGCATCGGACGAGGCATCCTTCATCACGGGTGCCGTCCTGCCGGTGGATGGTGGATATCTCGCCCAGTAA